The Lactuca sativa cultivar Salinas chromosome 2, Lsat_Salinas_v11, whole genome shotgun sequence genome includes a window with the following:
- the LOC128132200 gene encoding uncharacterized protein LOC128132200 isoform X2 — translation MSYFNSFHYGEEVRVIGGEYEGAEGIFLKPMFEIWTEERKIIIVEPHFVDGYDNTPMTPPISETTTLTRSPPLASSMSTTGENIVNVESHFLADKSRRRHKYGRCGKYVHLEKTFKNLAPQGSDLSKTSTSKRGCRKNRKSRGTRAVLGSM, via the exons ATGtcttattttaat AGTTTCCATTATGGGGAAGAAGTTAGAGTGATAGGAGGAGAATATGAGGGGGCAGAAGGAATTTTTCTAAAACCTATGTTTGAAATTTGGACAGAGGAGAGAAAA ATAATCATTGTGGAACCGCACTTTGTGGATGGTTACGACAACACACCCATGACACCTCCTATAAGCGAGACCACCACTCTTACTCGGTCTCCACCTCTTGCGTCTTCCATGAGCACAACTGGGGAAAAT ATAGTAAATGTGGAATCACACTTTTTGGCTG ATAAGTCTAGAAGAAGGCACAAGTATGGGCGATGTGGTAAGTACGTTCACCTTGAAAAGACATTCAAGAATCTTGCACCTCAAGGTTCAGATCTAAGTAAAACATCCACCTCTAAAAG GGGATGTCGAAAGAATAGAAAATCTCGTGGTACCAGGGCAGTATTAGGCTCTATGTGA
- the LOC128132200 gene encoding uncharacterized protein LOC128132200 isoform X1 translates to MSYFNSFHYGEEVRVIGGEYEGAEGIFLKPMFEIWTEERKIIIVEPHFVDGYDNTPMTPPISETTTLTRSPPLASSMSTTGENIVNVESHFLAGNNTTIEASPAMSTPRAIYKSRRRHKYGRCGKYVHLEKTFKNLAPQGSDLSKTSTSKRGCRKNRKSRGTRAVLGSM, encoded by the exons ATGtcttattttaat AGTTTCCATTATGGGGAAGAAGTTAGAGTGATAGGAGGAGAATATGAGGGGGCAGAAGGAATTTTTCTAAAACCTATGTTTGAAATTTGGACAGAGGAGAGAAAA ATAATCATTGTGGAACCGCACTTTGTGGATGGTTACGACAACACACCCATGACACCTCCTATAAGCGAGACCACCACTCTTACTCGGTCTCCACCTCTTGCGTCTTCCATGAGCACAACTGGGGAAAAT ATAGTAAATGTGGAATCACACTTTTTGGCTGGTAACAACACCACTATTGAAGCTTCTCCTGCTATGTCGACACCTCGTGCGATAT ATAAGTCTAGAAGAAGGCACAAGTATGGGCGATGTGGTAAGTACGTTCACCTTGAAAAGACATTCAAGAATCTTGCACCTCAAGGTTCAGATCTAAGTAAAACATCCACCTCTAAAAG GGGATGTCGAAAGAATAGAAAATCTCGTGGTACCAGGGCAGTATTAGGCTCTATGTGA